Proteins co-encoded in one Saprospira grandis genomic window:
- the mazG gene encoding nucleoside triphosphate pyrophosphohydrolase, which produces MHTLAEKLTAFERLLKIMDELREQCPWDRKQTLESLRHLTIEETYELADAILENDLDELKGEIGDIMLHMVFYSKIASEQGAFDVADVLNNLCEKLIRRHPHIYGDTKAEDEATVKANWEKIKLQEGKKSVLQGVPKSLPALVKAYRIQEKAKQVGFEWEERQAVFAKVKEELAELEAEVENNEQDKIEEEFGDLLFSMINYARFLKVDPELALERCNRKFIKRFQYIEEQASKPLDEMSLSEMDALWNEAKTK; this is translated from the coding sequence TTGCATACTCTAGCCGAAAAATTGACCGCCTTCGAGCGCCTACTCAAAATTATGGACGAGCTCCGAGAACAATGCCCCTGGGACCGCAAACAAACGCTCGAAAGCCTTCGCCACCTGACCATCGAAGAAACCTATGAACTGGCCGATGCTATTCTGGAAAATGACCTGGACGAACTCAAAGGCGAAATCGGCGATATTATGCTGCATATGGTCTTTTATTCCAAAATTGCTAGCGAACAAGGCGCCTTTGATGTGGCCGATGTCCTGAATAATCTCTGCGAAAAACTCATCCGTAGACACCCCCATATTTATGGCGATACCAAGGCCGAAGATGAGGCTACCGTCAAAGCCAATTGGGAGAAAATTAAACTGCAAGAAGGCAAAAAATCAGTCTTGCAAGGGGTGCCAAAATCATTGCCCGCCTTGGTCAAAGCCTATCGCATCCAAGAAAAAGCCAAGCAAGTGGGCTTTGAGTGGGAGGAGCGCCAAGCCGTTTTTGCTAAGGTCAAAGAAGAGTTGGCCGAACTAGAAGCAGAGGTCGAAAATAACGAACAAGATAAAATTGAAGAGGAATTTGGCGACCTGCTTTTTTCTATGATCAATTATGCCCGCTTCCTCAAAGTGGATCCTGAACTGGCCTTAGAACGCTGCAATCGCAAGTTTATTAAACGCTTCCAATACATTGAAGAACAGGCCAGTAAACCACTAGACGAAATGAGCCTGTCCGAAATGGATGCCCTCTGGAATGAAGCAAAAACTAAGTAG
- a CDS encoding pyridoxal phosphate-dependent aminotransferase, producing MKRVAQRLAQMEESATLRMAQLARDVAAQGHPVISLSLGEPDFDTPQHIKDAAIRALQTGFTKYTPVAGLPQLRQAVCHKFKRDNGLAYTPSQIVVSNGAKQAIANLSMALLEEGDEAIILSPYWVSYKEILNLSGASVKFVSAGIEQDFKVSAEQLKAAISDKTRLLIYSSPCNPTGSLLTKEELASWVEVLQEFPNLIIVSDEIYEYINFSGQAHASIAQFDQIKEQVVIVNGFSKGFAMTGWRLGYMAAPQWIADACIKIQGQFTSGANAFGQMAAAYALEAEQEATLAMREAFERRRNLLIELLRQIPGFQVNKPQGAFYLFPDVSALFGKSYGNYQIQTDEDLVLYLLETAHVALVGGSAFGNANCLRLSYALGEEDLKEACRRIAEACEKLK from the coding sequence ATAAAACGCGTAGCTCAACGCTTAGCACAAATGGAAGAATCGGCCACCTTGCGGATGGCCCAATTGGCTAGAGATGTAGCCGCTCAGGGACATCCCGTGATTAGCCTTAGCCTCGGAGAACCCGATTTTGATACGCCCCAGCATATTAAAGATGCCGCTATTCGAGCCCTGCAAACGGGCTTTACTAAATATACCCCCGTGGCCGGTTTGCCCCAATTGCGCCAAGCCGTTTGCCATAAATTTAAGCGAGATAATGGCCTAGCGTATACGCCTAGCCAAATTGTGGTCTCCAATGGCGCCAAACAAGCAATCGCCAACCTTTCTATGGCCCTGCTAGAAGAAGGCGATGAGGCCATTATTCTCAGTCCCTATTGGGTGTCTTATAAGGAAATCCTCAACCTAAGTGGGGCTAGTGTGAAATTCGTTTCTGCAGGTATCGAACAAGATTTTAAGGTCTCTGCCGAACAACTTAAAGCGGCTATTTCCGATAAAACCCGCCTGCTCATCTATTCTTCTCCCTGTAATCCCACAGGCAGCCTGCTAACCAAAGAAGAATTGGCCAGTTGGGTGGAGGTACTCCAAGAATTTCCCAATCTAATCATTGTTTCAGACGAAATTTATGAGTACATTAACTTCAGTGGCCAAGCCCATGCGAGTATAGCCCAATTTGATCAAATCAAAGAACAGGTCGTTATCGTTAACGGCTTTTCTAAAGGCTTTGCCATGACGGGCTGGCGCCTAGGCTATATGGCCGCCCCCCAATGGATTGCCGATGCCTGTATCAAAATTCAAGGACAGTTTACTTCTGGCGCAAATGCCTTTGGCCAAATGGCCGCCGCCTATGCCCTAGAAGCTGAACAAGAGGCCACCCTCGCCATGCGCGAAGCCTTTGAACGCCGCCGCAATTTATTGATCGAGCTGCTGCGCCAAATCCCTGGATTCCAAGTGAATAAACCCCAAGGGGCATTTTACCTCTTTCCCGATGTTTCGGCCCTTTTTGGCAAAAGCTACGGAAATTACCAGATCCAAACCGATGAGGACCTGGTCCTTTATCTTCTAGAAACAGCCCATGTGGCCCTAGTGGGCGGCTCTGCCTTTGGCAATGCCAATTGCCTGCGCCTGAGCTACGCCCTAGGCGAAGAAGACCTCAAAGAAGCTTGCCGCCGCATAGCGGAGGCCTGCGAAAAATTAAAATAA
- the accC gene encoding acetyl-CoA carboxylase biotin carboxylase subunit, whose amino-acid sequence MKKILVANRGEIALRIMRSCKEMGIATVAVYSEADRLAPHVRYADEAICLGPAPSNQSYLLADKIIEEAQKLGVDGIHPGYGFLSENAGFSAAVAAAGLTFIGPKPKAIEMMGSKLAAKEATKAYDIPLVPGTDYALTDIEEAKTVATEIGFPILIKASAGGGGKGMRIVEKAEELEEQMKRAVSEAQNAFGDGSVFIEKYISSPRHIEIQVLADGHGNVIHLFERECSIQRRHQKVIEEAPSVILTEELREAMGKSACDVARACDYIGAGTVEFIFDENNNYYFLEMNTRLQVEHPVTELISGVDLVRQQILIARGEVLQIKQEDLRIQGHALELRVYAEDPANNFLPSIGRLERYRAPKGVGVRLDDGYEEGMEIPIYYDPMIAKLITYGKDREEAISRMLRAIEEYEIDGPATTLPFGRFALEHEAFVSGKFDTHFVKNYFRPELLQKEAPEEELLAAMLVAHLLDQKGNKASATTASNNQGAKRSAWKDRAKH is encoded by the coding sequence ATGAAGAAAATATTGGTAGCCAACCGTGGCGAAATTGCCCTGCGCATTATGCGCAGCTGTAAAGAAATGGGGATTGCTACTGTGGCCGTTTATTCGGAGGCTGACCGCCTCGCTCCACATGTACGCTATGCCGATGAGGCGATTTGTTTGGGCCCCGCCCCCTCTAATCAATCTTATCTCTTGGCCGATAAAATTATTGAAGAAGCCCAAAAGTTAGGGGTCGATGGGATTCATCCCGGCTATGGTTTCTTGAGCGAAAATGCAGGCTTTTCAGCGGCCGTAGCCGCAGCAGGCCTCACTTTTATTGGTCCAAAACCTAAGGCCATCGAAATGATGGGGAGCAAATTGGCCGCTAAAGAAGCGACCAAAGCTTATGATATTCCCTTGGTGCCCGGTACCGATTATGCTTTGACCGATATTGAAGAAGCCAAAACCGTAGCCACCGAGATTGGCTTTCCCATTCTCATTAAGGCCTCTGCTGGTGGAGGTGGAAAAGGAATGCGTATCGTCGAAAAGGCCGAAGAGCTAGAAGAGCAAATGAAAAGAGCCGTTTCTGAGGCCCAAAATGCTTTTGGTGATGGCTCCGTTTTTATCGAGAAGTACATTAGCTCTCCCCGCCATATCGAAATCCAGGTCCTAGCCGATGGACATGGCAATGTGATCCACCTCTTTGAAAGGGAATGCTCTATCCAACGCCGCCACCAAAAGGTGATTGAAGAAGCGCCCTCTGTTATTTTGACCGAGGAATTGCGGGAAGCTATGGGCAAATCTGCCTGTGATGTGGCCCGCGCTTGTGATTATATAGGCGCCGGAACAGTAGAGTTTATCTTTGACGAAAATAATAATTACTATTTCCTAGAAATGAATACTCGTCTGCAGGTAGAGCATCCCGTAACAGAGCTCATCTCTGGAGTGGATTTGGTCCGCCAACAGATTCTCATTGCTAGGGGAGAAGTCCTACAAATTAAGCAAGAGGATTTGAGGATTCAGGGACATGCGCTAGAGCTTCGGGTCTATGCCGAAGATCCCGCCAATAACTTCTTGCCTTCTATTGGCCGCTTGGAGCGCTACCGTGCGCCCAAAGGCGTGGGCGTTCGTTTGGATGATGGTTATGAGGAAGGTATGGAGATTCCCATTTACTATGACCCCATGATTGCCAAGTTGATTACTTATGGTAAGGATAGAGAAGAGGCCATTAGTCGGATGTTGCGAGCGATTGAGGAATATGAAATTGATGGTCCAGCTACTACTTTGCCCTTTGGCCGCTTTGCTTTAGAGCATGAGGCTTTTGTGAGCGGAAAGTTTGATACACATTTTGTCAAAAACTATTTCCGTCCCGAATTGCTGCAAAAAGAAGCGCCAGAAGAAGAGCTTTTGGCCGCTATGCTAGTGGCGCATTTGCTTGATCAAAAAGGAAATAAGGCTAGCGCTACAACCGCTAGTAACAATCAGGGCGCAAAGCGTTCTGCTTGGAAAGATAGAGCGAAGCACTAA
- a CDS encoding tetratricopeptide repeat protein — protein sequence MTKVELIAALEEAQSKADFYQLDSLIEEAKTEYGEEAFCFYYQAEYYRLLKDQEQAIDFYQKAIAISPQANYRLALALSLLQKGEAKEALALLQALQKEIPEEKDLQYALALYYSSQGEEEKSLLQLNKLLAQAPDDVLALRLKVDSLEQLGQYEEALQSLQFLKGEEVGAILLAQQEIALLKKLERSEDAIKAYRDLIASDPKNIEYRLALGDYYMQLANYEEAEYCFADVLDIEKKQGGQTAYTLKKKGRALLYRNQLKEAQADFKAAMKTEGDDSESYLLLAQTAERLGQLPMAKMYLELGLDMAAYNRWPLYQKLGQIALALEEWTEAEKAFEGMTREAAGKAEGFYQLGLLYIRQGDLANAYEMLLEADEEFHEKAMDMLKLHCADFLAKKAKEEEGEMLDEFAAAMAENAQSPFIQEVNAKLWTVHRKATIAQNPLLKELPKEMQSLLLKAFEGMLLQLTPKGLFLLNLGQKPTRAIYRILKEASSGVAIELQPLDSGKMSQNMQFRLRKAFFVLCGIGEGDAKLDIYFQEQSPKDLPAAIKAAYKKAHQAEELAFLK from the coding sequence ATGACAAAAGTAGAACTGATCGCTGCCTTAGAAGAGGCGCAGTCGAAAGCTGATTTCTACCAATTGGATAGTTTAATTGAAGAGGCCAAAACAGAATATGGCGAAGAGGCCTTCTGTTTTTATTATCAGGCCGAATACTATCGTTTGCTCAAGGACCAAGAGCAGGCGATTGATTTTTACCAAAAAGCGATTGCCATCTCGCCCCAAGCCAATTATCGTTTGGCTCTGGCGCTGAGCTTATTGCAAAAAGGAGAAGCCAAGGAAGCCCTGGCCCTTTTGCAGGCCTTGCAAAAAGAAATTCCAGAAGAAAAAGACTTGCAATATGCCCTAGCGCTTTATTATAGCAGCCAGGGCGAGGAAGAAAAAAGCCTTTTGCAACTCAATAAGCTGTTGGCCCAAGCCCCCGATGATGTTTTGGCCCTCCGCCTAAAAGTGGATAGCCTAGAGCAATTGGGACAATATGAAGAGGCCCTCCAAAGTCTACAGTTTTTGAAGGGAGAAGAGGTCGGCGCTATCTTATTGGCCCAGCAAGAAATTGCTCTACTCAAAAAGCTAGAACGCAGCGAGGACGCCATTAAGGCCTATCGAGATTTAATTGCAAGCGACCCCAAAAACATTGAATATCGCCTCGCTTTGGGCGATTATTATATGCAGTTGGCCAATTATGAAGAGGCCGAATATTGCTTTGCCGATGTTTTGGATATCGAAAAGAAACAGGGCGGCCAAACCGCTTATACCCTCAAGAAAAAAGGCCGTGCCCTTCTCTATCGCAACCAACTAAAAGAAGCACAAGCCGATTTTAAAGCCGCCATGAAAACCGAAGGCGATGATAGCGAAAGCTACCTGCTTTTGGCCCAAACTGCAGAACGGCTCGGGCAGTTGCCCATGGCCAAAATGTACTTGGAACTCGGCCTCGATATGGCCGCCTATAACCGCTGGCCCCTCTATCAAAAACTCGGACAGATTGCCCTAGCCCTAGAAGAATGGACCGAAGCCGAAAAAGCTTTTGAAGGCATGACCCGAGAAGCCGCCGGCAAAGCAGAAGGCTTTTATCAACTTGGCCTGCTCTATATCCGCCAAGGCGATTTGGCCAATGCCTACGAAATGCTGCTAGAAGCCGATGAGGAGTTTCATGAAAAGGCCATGGATATGCTCAAGCTGCATTGTGCCGACTTCCTCGCCAAAAAGGCCAAGGAAGAAGAAGGGGAAATGCTGGACGAATTTGCTGCCGCTATGGCCGAAAATGCCCAGTCTCCCTTTATCCAAGAGGTTAATGCCAAGCTGTGGACGGTCCACCGCAAAGCCACAATTGCTCAAAATCCCTTACTCAAGGAGCTGCCCAAAGAGATGCAAAGCCTCTTGCTCAAAGCCTTTGAGGGCATGCTTTTGCAACTTACCCCCAAGGGACTTTTCCTCCTTAATTTGGGCCAAAAACCCACTCGCGCCATTTATCGCATCCTCAAAGAGGCTAGCTCTGGCGTAGCGATCGAACTACAACCGCTAGACAGTGGCAAGATGAGCCAAAATATGCAGTTCCGCCTCCGCAAAGCCTTCTTTGTGCTCTGTGGCATTGGCGAGGGAGACGCAAAACTCGACATTTATTTCCAAGAACAATCGCCTAAAGATTTGCCCGCTGCCATTAAGGCCGCTTATAAAAAAGCTCATCAGGCAGAAGAACTGGCTTTTTTGAAGTAG
- a CDS encoding DUF5682 family protein has protein sequence MDLQLLGIRHHGPGSARALAAFLESYQPELILLEGVEDADALLPYLDREDMQPPLAQLIYNPKNLQQAVYYPFAAFSPEWQAMRYAQAQNIPLWHFDLPQSIRFGLQTTEASALEQAAEQLEAPALENQSINQDEIRKDPLGYMAKLAGYEDSERWWEVHFEQYDGEPAALFAQILSLMQELRKDMPHQPTANGIIEALREAYMRKTLRQAKRRQFKKVVVVCGAWHTPALDLSAFSEQADNALLRGLPKVKTAASWIPWSYERLSREAGYGAGIVSPAWYSLLFEHREEAVLRWMSRAAQLFRAEGLSASPAQVIDAIRLAQATAHLRGQMLPGIQELFEAAQTLFTQGETEALALLRKRLIVGEAFGEVSADIPSLPLQEDIDRQIKSLKLKKYRQSSEALWLKATKSRPRGGLDLRNEFDREQSRFLHRLCLIGLPWGQEEAQTGREKSSRNEYWQLKWQADFALHIIEANTYGNTLLLAAEQMSLAKAKEMQRLEDLSNLLELVLKAHLPELMQQLLAEFQHRAALTKDVLMLMDALPPLVQVLRYGDVRQTDLSTLGQLVEQLLARVVVALPRAATALDEEASAAFFKAIIKLHQAVVLLNEEEQLALWQSALLQLGEQKGLRANLQGLALRLLFDQKVLPLEELAAKMSLALSLGQERAAAAAWIEGFLYGSGLLLIHNQSLWLILDQWLSALPARQFQELLPLLRRSFSQFSRSERQKMLQLAKHPPKVEESASKESRLEAWPEELEKALLPFLQNILA, from the coding sequence ATGGATTTACAATTGTTAGGCATTCGACATCATGGACCAGGTTCGGCTAGGGCACTAGCTGCCTTTTTAGAAAGCTATCAGCCAGAGCTTATTTTGCTGGAGGGGGTAGAAGATGCCGATGCTTTACTGCCTTATTTGGACCGAGAGGATATGCAGCCTCCATTGGCCCAACTCATTTATAATCCAAAGAATTTACAACAAGCTGTTTATTATCCCTTTGCGGCTTTTTCTCCAGAATGGCAGGCTATGCGTTATGCCCAAGCGCAAAATATTCCGCTTTGGCATTTTGATTTGCCGCAATCTATTCGCTTTGGCCTACAGACAACAGAGGCTTCGGCTTTGGAGCAGGCAGCCGAGCAGCTAGAAGCGCCCGCCCTAGAAAATCAGTCGATCAATCAGGATGAAATCAGGAAAGACCCCTTGGGCTATATGGCCAAACTGGCGGGTTATGAAGATAGTGAGCGCTGGTGGGAGGTCCATTTTGAACAATACGATGGGGAGCCTGCGGCCCTTTTTGCCCAAATTTTGAGCTTGATGCAGGAATTGCGTAAGGATATGCCGCATCAACCCACGGCAAACGGAATTATAGAAGCCCTGCGGGAGGCTTATATGCGCAAAACCTTGCGTCAGGCCAAGCGCCGACAGTTTAAAAAAGTAGTGGTGGTTTGTGGGGCTTGGCATACGCCCGCACTTGATTTATCGGCTTTTTCGGAGCAGGCAGATAATGCTTTACTTCGGGGCTTGCCCAAGGTGAAAACGGCGGCAAGTTGGATCCCTTGGTCCTATGAGCGTTTGTCTAGAGAGGCGGGTTATGGGGCCGGCATTGTTTCTCCAGCTTGGTACAGCCTATTATTTGAGCATAGGGAAGAAGCGGTTTTGCGTTGGATGAGTCGGGCGGCGCAATTATTTAGAGCGGAAGGCTTGTCGGCTAGTCCGGCCCAGGTCATTGATGCCATTCGTTTGGCCCAGGCCACGGCCCATTTGCGAGGGCAGATGCTGCCAGGCATTCAGGAATTATTTGAGGCGGCCCAAACCTTATTTACACAAGGAGAAACCGAAGCCTTGGCCCTTTTGCGCAAGCGATTGATTGTGGGGGAAGCCTTTGGGGAGGTCTCTGCGGATATTCCCAGTTTGCCATTGCAAGAAGATATAGATCGGCAGATTAAAAGCTTGAAGCTTAAAAAATACCGTCAATCATCGGAGGCACTTTGGCTAAAGGCCACAAAGTCTAGGCCCAGAGGCGGCTTAGATTTGCGAAATGAATTTGACCGAGAACAGAGTCGGTTTTTGCATCGTCTTTGCCTAATTGGTCTGCCTTGGGGCCAAGAAGAGGCCCAAACGGGCCGTGAAAAGAGTAGCCGCAACGAATATTGGCAATTGAAATGGCAGGCAGATTTTGCCCTACATATTATAGAGGCCAACACCTACGGAAATACTTTGCTATTGGCTGCGGAGCAAATGAGTTTGGCCAAGGCCAAAGAGATGCAGCGCTTAGAGGATTTGAGCAATTTATTGGAATTGGTGCTTAAGGCGCATTTGCCAGAATTGATGCAGCAACTTTTGGCCGAATTTCAGCATCGGGCGGCTCTGACCAAAGATGTATTGATGCTCATGGATGCTTTGCCGCCCTTAGTGCAGGTGTTGCGTTATGGAGATGTTCGACAAACGGACCTTTCTACTTTGGGGCAATTGGTGGAGCAATTATTGGCTAGGGTGGTGGTGGCCTTGCCTAGGGCGGCTACGGCCCTAGATGAAGAAGCTTCTGCGGCCTTTTTTAAGGCCATAATCAAATTGCATCAAGCGGTGGTTTTGCTCAATGAGGAGGAGCAACTGGCCCTTTGGCAGTCGGCCCTATTGCAGCTAGGAGAGCAAAAAGGCTTGAGAGCGAATTTGCAGGGCTTGGCCTTGCGCCTACTTTTCGACCAAAAGGTATTGCCCTTAGAGGAGCTAGCCGCCAAGATGAGTTTGGCCCTTTCTTTGGGTCAGGAGCGAGCAGCTGCGGCCGCCTGGATAGAAGGCTTTTTGTATGGGAGTGGGCTGCTGTTGATTCACAATCAGTCGCTTTGGTTGATTTTGGACCAGTGGCTAAGCGCTCTGCCAGCCAGACAGTTTCAGGAATTACTGCCCTTATTAAGGCGTAGTTTTAGCCAGTTTAGTCGCTCGGAGCGGCAAAAAATGTTACAACTGGCCAAACATCCACCAAAAGTAGAGGAGAGCGCATCCAAAGAAAGTAGGCTAGAAGCCTGGCCCGAAGAACTGGAAAAGGCACTTTTACCTTTTTTACAAAATATTTTAGCGTAA
- a CDS encoding tetratricopeptide repeat protein produces the protein MKMKQYLAIAAFVGMGVAVQAQNNLRTSAFMDLMDYSGAPAKKGVLERAKTNIDKVVLHEKTKDDVKSWKYKGQIYHRIASDAELGPKYPNAAIECYDAYEKALSMAEAEVEAKGKPKSKIKGKGDFRTGFKNAGIALYNTATAAFNGQDWTAAYENFRRVAAIPERTAAFDPKGKIDLTFEAAGNTVDMVSNARFLGGLAAVNNKKSKEAEALLLPALEKGSLSEANEQTAYSKLALGYFNEGNTAAAKTILKKGRDKYATNFDLLIAEINIALAEGRLAELESELKQAVEADKENVELHFVLGNMYDELFRKALEKAETDKAAYAEAKSYFEKAVKWYEKTKALKADHFNSLYSLGAIYVNHSNYFVLQMKGLSLKEKEKGEALQKEYMSYLDEGLARLLEAEKVNPDDLGLIRALKEVYTRKNDDANWKKYNDKEKSLR, from the coding sequence ATGAAAATGAAGCAATATCTGGCCATAGCGGCTTTTGTGGGAATGGGAGTAGCCGTACAGGCACAAAACAATTTGCGAACTTCCGCTTTTATGGACCTTATGGATTATAGCGGAGCGCCTGCCAAAAAAGGCGTTTTAGAGCGAGCTAAAACGAATATTGATAAAGTCGTTTTGCATGAAAAGACCAAGGATGACGTAAAAAGCTGGAAGTATAAGGGGCAGATTTATCACCGAATCGCTTCGGATGCAGAACTAGGCCCCAAGTACCCCAATGCCGCTATCGAATGCTATGATGCTTATGAAAAAGCATTGAGTATGGCCGAGGCTGAAGTGGAAGCCAAAGGCAAGCCCAAAAGTAAAATCAAGGGAAAAGGCGACTTTAGAACTGGCTTTAAGAATGCGGGAATTGCTCTTTATAATACCGCTACAGCCGCCTTTAATGGCCAAGATTGGACGGCAGCCTACGAGAACTTTCGTAGAGTGGCCGCTATTCCAGAAAGAACAGCTGCCTTTGACCCCAAAGGTAAAATTGACTTGACCTTTGAAGCCGCAGGTAATACTGTAGATATGGTCAGTAATGCTCGCTTTTTGGGCGGTCTGGCTGCCGTGAATAACAAAAAAAGCAAAGAGGCCGAAGCCCTACTTTTGCCTGCCTTAGAAAAGGGAAGCCTTTCTGAAGCCAATGAGCAAACGGCTTACTCTAAACTTGCTTTAGGTTACTTTAATGAAGGAAATACGGCTGCGGCCAAAACTATCTTGAAAAAAGGCCGAGATAAATATGCTACCAATTTTGACCTACTCATTGCAGAGATTAACATCGCTTTGGCCGAGGGTCGTCTAGCAGAACTGGAGTCAGAACTTAAGCAAGCTGTAGAAGCCGATAAAGAAAATGTAGAACTGCATTTTGTTTTGGGCAATATGTACGATGAGCTTTTCCGTAAGGCCCTAGAAAAAGCCGAAACAGACAAAGCCGCTTATGCAGAGGCAAAAAGCTATTTTGAGAAAGCCGTAAAATGGTACGAAAAAACAAAAGCACTTAAAGCCGACCACTTTAACTCGCTATACAGTTTGGGCGCCATTTATGTCAACCACTCTAACTACTTTGTGCTTCAGATGAAGGGCCTAAGCCTTAAGGAAAAAGAAAAAGGCGAGGCTTTGCAAAAAGAATACATGAGCTATTTGGATGAAGGTTTGGCCCGCTTGCTAGAAGCCGAAAAAGTAAATCCAGATGATCTAGGCCTCATCCGTGCCCTCAAAGAAGTGTACACCCGCAAAAATGATGATGCGAACTGGAAAAAATACAATGATAAAGAGAAGTCATTGCGTTAA
- the kdsB gene encoding 3-deoxy-manno-octulosonate cytidylyltransferase, with protein MKILAVIPARYASSRFPGKPLADIDGQPMVWRVYQQAQKVNWTKLVVATDDERIFNAVNSRGGLAMMTRPDHPSGSDRVGEVLAKLQAQGEDFDFVVNIQGDEPFIQPEQLEELKGALRPGGISSLMKKIEQKTMLEAPQVVKVVVNAQQQALYFSRFPIPFFRGEENPLAKHNYYKHIGLYGYDAQLLPKLLALSPSALEQAESLEQLRWLEAGYPIYMAETQYESHGIDYPEDLKR; from the coding sequence ATGAAAATTTTAGCTGTAATTCCAGCCCGCTATGCCTCTTCCCGTTTTCCAGGCAAGCCTTTGGCCGATATTGATGGCCAGCCCATGGTTTGGCGGGTCTATCAGCAGGCCCAAAAAGTAAATTGGACCAAATTAGTGGTCGCTACCGATGACGAACGCATTTTTAATGCGGTGAACTCCCGAGGTGGCCTGGCCATGATGACCCGCCCCGATCATCCTTCGGGCAGCGATAGGGTAGGAGAGGTCTTGGCTAAATTGCAAGCGCAGGGAGAAGATTTTGATTTTGTGGTGAATATTCAGGGCGATGAACCCTTTATTCAGCCCGAACAGTTGGAGGAACTCAAAGGAGCGCTTCGCCCAGGCGGCATTAGCAGCCTGATGAAAAAAATTGAGCAAAAAACAATGCTCGAGGCGCCTCAGGTGGTTAAAGTAGTGGTCAATGCCCAACAGCAGGCCCTTTATTTTAGCCGTTTTCCCATTCCCTTTTTTAGAGGAGAGGAAAATCCCTTGGCCAAACACAATTATTACAAACATATTGGCCTCTATGGCTATGATGCCCAATTATTACCCAAGTTGTTGGCGCTCTCTCCCTCGGCCTTAGAACAGGCGGAGTCCCTAGAGCAGTTGCGCTGGCTAGAGGCTGGCTACCCCATTTATATGGCCGAAACGCAGTACGAAAGCCATGGCATTGATTATCCCGAAGACCTCAAGCGATGA
- a CDS encoding lysoplasmalogenase: MKKPIWLLDIFYALASLGCLLGRLSDAPLDQQLDYSCKPLLMPILALRFYWSLPQNARKNDLLFVLALLFAWGGDVALMLGDAYFILGLGSFLLMQLLYSYLFFQRRSWSSFLGRRPIFAPLILSLAFGFYFLALPKLLADPILPFAVALYALALGSMSILALTVYKKQAAKTLGALGLGAFLFLISDLMIGLNAFVYPNFFLAGFGIMSTYTLGQWLIVWAYPKLNS, encoded by the coding sequence ATGAAAAAACCAATTTGGCTTTTAGATATTTTCTATGCGCTGGCTAGCTTGGGCTGTTTGCTGGGCCGCTTGTCCGATGCCCCCCTAGATCAGCAGCTAGATTATAGTTGTAAGCCCTTGCTCATGCCCATTTTGGCCCTCCGTTTTTATTGGAGCCTGCCCCAAAATGCCCGAAAAAACGACCTCCTTTTTGTACTGGCTTTGCTTTTTGCCTGGGGCGGAGATGTCGCCCTCATGCTAGGCGATGCCTATTTTATTTTGGGCCTCGGCAGCTTTTTATTGATGCAGTTGCTCTATAGTTATTTGTTCTTTCAACGGCGCTCTTGGTCCTCCTTTTTGGGCCGCCGACCCATTTTTGCGCCCCTGATTTTGTCGCTGGCCTTTGGCTTTTATTTTTTGGCCCTGCCCAAATTATTAGCAGATCCCATCTTGCCTTTTGCCGTGGCACTCTACGCCTTGGCGCTGGGCAGCATGAGTATTTTGGCCCTGACGGTCTATAAAAAACAGGCCGCAAAAACCTTGGGCGCCCTGGGCTTGGGAGCCTTCCTTTTCCTCATTTCCGACCTCATGATTGGACTCAACGCCTTTGTTTATCCCAATTTTTTCTTGGCGGGCTTTGGCATCATGTCTACCTACACCCTGGGCCAATGGCTGATCGTTTGGGCCTATCCAAAATTAAATAGTTAG